From a single Streptomyces liliifuscus genomic region:
- the ygfZ gene encoding CAF17-like 4Fe-4S cluster assembly/insertion protein YgfZ, producing the protein MKSPLLSLPGAVPAEGVDEGVAAHYGDLFREQRAFAGGTGFVDLSHRGVVTVTGDDRLSWLHLLLTQHVSDLPVGRATEALILSAHGHIEHALYLVDDGTTTWAHVEPDSQDALIAYLESMKFFYRVEVTDRTAEFAVVHLPAGSIADVPEGVVVRETPYGRDLFLPRTDLESYAADVDQHGPAVGLLAYEALRVEHHQPRIGFETDHRTIPHELGWIGSAVHLQKGCYRGQETVARVQNLGKPPRRLVFLHLDGSEVHLPPHGAELRLADEGPDGRKIGFVTTAVRHHELGPIALGLVKRNVPLDARLVADTTAAAQEVVVEP; encoded by the coding sequence ATGAAGAGCCCTCTGCTGTCCCTGCCCGGTGCCGTGCCCGCCGAGGGTGTGGACGAAGGTGTCGCCGCCCACTACGGGGACCTGTTCCGAGAACAGCGTGCCTTCGCCGGCGGCACCGGTTTCGTGGACCTCTCGCACCGCGGTGTGGTCACCGTCACCGGCGACGACCGGCTCAGCTGGCTGCACCTGCTGCTCACCCAGCACGTCAGCGACCTCCCGGTGGGCCGCGCCACCGAGGCGCTGATCCTCTCCGCGCACGGCCACATCGAGCACGCGCTCTATCTCGTCGACGACGGGACGACCACCTGGGCCCATGTGGAGCCCGACAGCCAGGACGCGCTGATCGCGTACCTGGAGTCGATGAAGTTCTTCTACCGCGTCGAAGTCACCGACCGCACTGCCGAGTTCGCGGTCGTCCACCTGCCCGCCGGCTCCATCGCCGACGTCCCCGAGGGCGTAGTCGTCCGCGAGACGCCGTACGGACGTGATCTGTTCCTGCCGCGCACGGACCTGGAGTCGTACGCCGCCGACGTCGACCAGCACGGTCCGGCGGTCGGGCTGCTCGCGTACGAGGCGCTGCGCGTCGAGCACCACCAGCCGCGGATCGGTTTCGAGACCGACCACCGGACCATCCCGCACGAGCTGGGCTGGATCGGCAGCGCGGTGCATCTGCAGAAGGGCTGCTACCGCGGGCAGGAGACCGTCGCCCGCGTCCAGAACCTCGGCAAGCCCCCGCGCCGGCTCGTCTTCCTGCACCTGGACGGCAGCGAGGTCCATCTGCCGCCGCACGGCGCGGAGCTCCGGCTCGCGGACGAGGGACCCGACGGGCGCAAGATCGGTTTCGTGACCACGGCCGTACGCCATCACGAGCTCGGGCCGATCGCCCTCGGCCTCGTCAAGCGGAACGTACCGCTGGACGCGCGACTGGTGGCCGACACGACGGCCGCGGCGCAGGAGGTCGTGGTCGAGCCGTAG